The genome window TTCCCGGAACCATGCAGTACCTACAACCCTTGGCCGCCTTTATTCTGGCGGGACTCTGCGAAATCGGCGGGGGCTACCTGGTCTGGCAGTGGCTCAAGGCCGACCGACCCGGGTGGATGGGGCTCCTAGGCGCCATCCTGCTGGTGCTGTATGGCTGGGTGGCGACGTGGCAACCCACTGCCTTCGGCAAAACCTACGCCGTCTACGGGGGCATTTTCGTGGTTATGTCCATTGCCTGGGGGTGGTACTTCGATGGTTACCGGCCCGACCGATTCGACTTGCTGGGCGGGTCGATCGTGCTGCTCGGCATTGGCATCATGCTCTTCTGGCCCCGGTCCTAATTCCTTACTTGGCAATAGCTTAACCCCAGCGCTTTGCGGCTCGCTACAATGCAAAAGCGGTGGCTCCTCGCTACTCACATCCGTTCCATCGTATGGCTCATCCCCTCGAAGATACCCTGATCGCCAAGCAGATAACGCCCACGGCCATGCGCCTGCTGGTGCTCGACGTGCTGGTCCAGCACCCAGCGGCGCTAAGCCTAACCGACGTTGAGGCTTTGCTCCAGCCCGCCGACCGCATCACCGTGCACCGCACGCTGAAAACCTTCACCGACAAGGGCCTGGTGCACCGCATCGAGGACGGCAGCGGCGCCGTCAAGTTTGCGCTCTGCGAACCCAGCTGTACGCCTGAGCACCACCAGGACTTGCACGTGCATTTCTTCTGCACCCGCTGCCGGGAAACGGCCTGCCTGCCCACGGTGGCCGTGCCGGTCATTGCCCTGCCCGGCGCCTACCAGGTGCAGGAAACCAGCCTGGTGATGAAGGGCCTGTGCGCCCGCTGCGCGGACGCTACTTTACCCCCCGCCTAAACAATGCAATAGCATTGCATCGCCCCTAGCCCGAGGTTTGTCCTCGTAACCGGCGGTGCGCTTTTCCTGACCCCGCTTCCCATGTTTGAACTACTCACCGGTGCCTTTGTGCTGAGTCTACTCCACGCCGCCATTCCCAACCACTGGGCGCCCGTGCTGGCCGTAGCGCGGGCCGAAGGCTGGCCCTGCGACGGGCGGTGGGGGTGACGCTGGTGGCCGGCCTCGCGCACGTGCTCAGCACCGTAGGCATCGGGCTGGCCCTGGGTTTGCTGGGTTGGCGCCTCTCGGCTCGCTTCGAGCAGTTTGCCGGCGGGGTAGCGCCGCTGCTGCTCATTGCCATTGGCCTGCTCTACGCCTTTTCCGGGCCCGGTCATACCCACCCTGACCTGCGGCCGCTCAGCCGGCGCCCGCCCCGCCGACGCGTGGTGCTAGGGCTGGCCGCGACGATGTTCCTGGCCCCGTGCCTGGAGATTCAGACCTTCTTTTTAGCTGCCGGCACCCACGGCCCGGCGGCCCTGGCCCTGCTTATGAGCGTGTACCTACTGGCTTCCGTGTCGGCTATGTGCGCCCTGGTGGCGCTGGCCCACCGCAGCCTGCAGGGCCTCAACGTCGACGGACTGGCCCGGCACGAACGGCAGCTGACGGGCGCGGTGCTCGTGCTGGTGGGCGTGGCCAGCTTTTTCGTGGACTGGTAGCCGCCGGCTGGCCGCTCCTGTATTTTTTTAACCAGACGCTTCTTTTCCTATGCCTGACCCAACCTCCTCCAACACCGACGAAGAGCTCAACACTGCCAAGCAGGTGCAGCTCGAAAACGTGGGCGCCCTCACCCGCGAGCAGCTCACGCCCGACGCGGCCGCCAATCCCGAAGGCCACGACGTGCCCGGTCACGACCACACGGGCCACAACCACCCCGTTGGTAAAAAGGTCGTCGACCTGGGTGGTCAGGCCACCGAGGCGCACGCCGGCCACGACCACGGCGATGGGGACCACGACCACGGCCCGGCCAGTGCCAACCCCTACCTGTGGCCCGGGGTGAGTTTGGCCCTGCTGCTGGGCGGCCTGGCCATGGACTATTTCGACGTGGCCTGGTTTGCTGACTACGTGCGCCTGGGCTGGTATGGCGTGGCCTTCCTGCTCGTGGGCTGGAAGGTTATCCGCTCGGCCCTGCAGAGCATCCCCTCGGGCAACATCTTCAACGAGTTTCTGCTCATGAGCCTGGCCACGCTCGGGGCCTTTGCCATCGGCGAGTACCCGGAAGGCGTGGCCGTGATGCTATTCTACACTGTGGGCGAGCTGTTTCAGGACGCGGCCGTGAACCGGGCCAAGCGCAGCATCCGAGCCCTGCTCGAAATCCAGGCCACCGAAGTCACCGTCATCCGCAACGGGCAAACGGTGGTCCTGGACCCCAAGCAGGTCGTGGTGGGGGATACCATCGAGGTCAAGCCCGGCGAGAAAGTAGCCCTGGACGGCACGCTGGCCAAAGGCCCGGCTTCGTTCAACACGGCGGCACTTACGGGGGAATCGGTGCCGCAGACCAAGCAGGCCGGCGAAGTGGTACTGGCCGGCATGGTCAACCTGGAGTCGCTGATTCAGGTGGCGGTTACGGCAAGTTATAAAGACACCAAGCTGGCCAAGATTCTGGCCATGGTGCAGGACGCGGTGGGGCGCAAGGCCAAAACCCAGCAGTTCATCACCAAGTTCGCCAAGGTCTACACGCCCATCGTGGTGGCCCTGGCCGTGCTGCTCATCGTGGTGCCCTACTTCGTGGTGGATGATTACGTGTTTCGCATCTGGCTCTACCGGGCCCTGGTGTTTCTGGTGATTTCCTGCCCCTGCGCGCTGGTCATCAGCATTCCGCTGGGCTACTTCGGCGGCATCGGGGCGGCGTCCAAAAACGGCATCCTGTTCAAGGGCTCCAACTTCCTGGATTTAATGCGCGAGCTCGACACGGTGGTCATGGACAAGACCGGCACGCTCACCCAGGGCGTGTTTGCCGTGCAGCAGGTGCAGCCAGCGGCCGGCCTCGACGCCCCGCAGCTGCTGCGCCTGGTGGGCGCGCTGGAAACCAAATCGACCCACCCCATCGCCAAGGCCGTGGTGCTCCACGTGGGCGCCGCCACGGCCGGGGTACCCGTCGAAAACGTGGAGGAAATCAGTGGCCACGGCATGCGCGGTCGGGTTGACGGGCGCGACGTGCTCGCGGGCAACACCAAGCTGCTCACCAAGTTTGGCGTGGCCTACCCGGCTGAAGTCGACCAAATCGTTGACAGCATCGTGGTAGCGGCCGTAGACGGGAAGTACGCCGGCTACCTGACCGTAGCCGACGCGCCCAAGGAAGATGCCGTCCGCACGGTGCAGGAGCTGCGGGCCGATGGCATCACCAAAATCGTGATGCTCTCCGGCGACAAGGACAGCATTACGCAGCGGGTGGCCAAGGAACTCGGCATTGACGAGGCCCACGGCGGGCTGCTGCCCGAAGACAAAGCCCACTACGTGCAGCAGTAC of Hymenobacter radiodurans contains these proteins:
- a CDS encoding YnfA family protein — translated: MQYLQPLAAFILAGLCEIGGGYLVWQWLKADRPGWMGLLGAILLVLYGWVATWQPTAFGKTYAVYGGIFVVMSIAWGWYFDGYRPDRFDLLGGSIVLLGIGIMLFWPRS
- a CDS encoding Fur family transcriptional regulator, encoding MAHPLEDTLIAKQITPTAMRLLVLDVLVQHPAALSLTDVEALLQPADRITVHRTLKTFTDKGLVHRIEDGSGAVKFALCEPSCTPEHHQDLHVHFFCTRCRETACLPTVAVPVIALPGAYQVQETSLVMKGLCARCADATLPPA
- a CDS encoding heavy metal translocating P-type ATPase, with translation MPDPTSSNTDEELNTAKQVQLENVGALTREQLTPDAAANPEGHDVPGHDHTGHNHPVGKKVVDLGGQATEAHAGHDHGDGDHDHGPASANPYLWPGVSLALLLGGLAMDYFDVAWFADYVRLGWYGVAFLLVGWKVIRSALQSIPSGNIFNEFLLMSLATLGAFAIGEYPEGVAVMLFYTVGELFQDAAVNRAKRSIRALLEIQATEVTVIRNGQTVVLDPKQVVVGDTIEVKPGEKVALDGTLAKGPASFNTAALTGESVPQTKQAGEVVLAGMVNLESLIQVAVTASYKDTKLAKILAMVQDAVGRKAKTQQFITKFAKVYTPIVVALAVLLIVVPYFVVDDYVFRIWLYRALVFLVISCPCALVISIPLGYFGGIGAASKNGILFKGSNFLDLMRELDTVVMDKTGTLTQGVFAVQQVQPAAGLDAPQLLRLVGALETKSTHPIAKAVVLHVGAATAGVPVENVEEISGHGMRGRVDGRDVLAGNTKLLTKFGVAYPAEVDQIVDSIVVAAVDGKYAGYLTVADAPKEDAVRTVQELRADGITKIVMLSGDKDSITQRVAKELGIDEAHGGLLPEDKAHYVQQYKDAGRKLAFVGDGVNDAPVVALADVGIAMGGLGSDATIETADVVIQTDHPSKIATARRIARATHSVVWQNIWLAFVVKGIVLALGAGGLATMWEAVFADVGVALLAILNAVRIQRMDYATPGVVASGPPALAPPPAAAPSVIEKMPAELRQGPHHHNDSTL